Proteins from a genomic interval of Pseudomonas asplenii:
- a CDS encoding PepSY domain-containing protein, which produces MKTFTTLLTATALTLAAGFASADVRPDHIPGLLKSGTITDFDKLNQAALAKYPGATITDTELDHAASGGYVYEVELKAADGVKWEVKLDAKSAAVLQEKRDN; this is translated from the coding sequence ATGAAAACGTTCACAACCCTGCTGACCGCCACCGCCCTGACCCTCGCCGCCGGTTTCGCCTCGGCCGACGTCCGGCCGGACCATATTCCCGGGCTGCTGAAATCCGGAACGATCACCGACTTCGACAAACTCAACCAGGCGGCCCTGGCCAAGTATCCTGGCGCGACCATCACCGACACCGAGCTGGACCATGCCGCCAGCGGCGGGTATGTCTATGAAGTCGAACTCAAGGCTGCCGACGGTGTGAAATGGGAGGTCAAGCTCGACGCCAAGAGCGCCGCCGTGCTGCAGGAAAAGCGCGACAATTGA
- a CDS encoding methyl-accepting chemotaxis protein encodes MSASKAYHISVETRKVAEQGTEVIQQAATEMREIASNIEGSSTLIAKLGERSEQITAIVNTIRGIADQTNLLALNAAIEAARAGEQGRGFAVVADEVRLLAARTSGSTAEISSMIGMIQNETQQAIQSMNSTRDRASKGVGLADEAGTVILQIRDGASNAVQAVSMFANDKVH; translated from the coding sequence ATGAGTGCGAGCAAGGCCTATCACATCTCGGTGGAGACTCGTAAGGTCGCCGAGCAAGGCACGGAGGTGATCCAGCAGGCAGCCACCGAGATGCGCGAGATCGCCTCGAACATCGAAGGTTCTTCCACGCTGATCGCCAAGCTGGGCGAACGTTCGGAACAGATTACCGCCATCGTCAACACCATTCGCGGCATTGCCGACCAGACCAACCTGCTGGCACTCAATGCCGCGATCGAAGCCGCCAGGGCTGGTGAACAGGGTCGCGGTTTCGCCGTAGTGGCCGACGAGGTCCGCCTGCTCGCAGCGCGCACCAGCGGCTCGACCGCCGAAATTTCCAGCATGATCGGCATGATCCAGAACGAAACCCAGCAGGCCATTCAAAGCATGAACAGCACCCGCGACCGCGCGTCCAAGGGCGTCGGGCTGGCGGACGAGGCTGGCACGGTGATCCTGCAGATCCGCGACGGTGCGAGCAATGCCGTACAGGCGGTCAGCATGTTTGCCAACGACAAGGTACATTGA
- a CDS encoding glycerophosphodiester phosphodiesterase → MPVAFSATTFKKSALLMSLLLAMGLDTAQASTAPAELAARAGIPYPAVIAHRGASYDAPESTAASYTLARDLGADYLEMDLQRSKDGVIFALHDNNLSRTTDVASKFPERKDSPANAFTWAELQSLDAGSWFNKAYPERARPSYVGLKILSLDQIIDIAQANPKHRPGLYIETKEPKQFPGIEHDLKNKLQERGLLGPEKIYSKEQPQVGQGPGKVILQTFEKSSLELLQKEMPDTPKILLLWVGEGSIEPKSTVSFADSGEKTKAAYYARQEPKDKAEFIKWIDFAKEHGAIGTGPSAELTHGGDQSYSDLVRPWMNQVTHDKGLLVHVYTVDEPVDFKKVMDAGVDGIFTNRTSELLKYFKRAAPQTVPQILKANGY, encoded by the coding sequence ATGCCTGTCGCCTTCAGCGCCACCACCTTCAAGAAAAGTGCTCTGCTCATGAGCCTGCTGCTGGCCATGGGGCTGGACACCGCACAGGCCAGTACTGCCCCGGCCGAACTCGCCGCCAGGGCGGGGATTCCGTACCCGGCGGTGATCGCCCACCGTGGCGCGTCCTACGACGCTCCCGAATCCACCGCAGCCTCCTATACCCTGGCCCGCGACCTCGGCGCCGATTACCTGGAAATGGACCTGCAGCGCAGCAAGGACGGTGTGATCTTCGCCCTGCACGACAACAATCTGTCGCGCACCACCGACGTCGCCAGCAAGTTCCCCGAGCGCAAGGACAGCCCGGCCAACGCGTTCACCTGGGCCGAGTTGCAAAGCCTGGACGCTGGCAGTTGGTTCAACAAGGCCTATCCCGAGCGCGCACGGCCATCTTATGTCGGCCTGAAGATCCTAAGCCTGGACCAGATCATCGACATCGCCCAGGCCAACCCCAAGCACCGCCCCGGCCTGTACATCGAGACCAAGGAGCCCAAGCAGTTCCCCGGCATCGAGCATGACCTGAAAAACAAGCTGCAGGAACGCGGCCTGCTCGGCCCGGAAAAGATCTACTCCAAGGAGCAGCCGCAGGTTGGCCAGGGCCCCGGCAAGGTGATCCTGCAGACCTTCGAGAAGAGCAGCCTGGAACTGCTGCAAAAGGAAATGCCGGACACGCCGAAGATCCTCCTGCTGTGGGTCGGTGAAGGCAGCATCGAGCCCAAGTCGACGGTCAGCTTCGCCGACTCCGGCGAGAAGACCAAGGCTGCCTATTACGCCAGGCAGGAACCGAAGGACAAGGCCGAGTTCATCAAGTGGATCGACTTCGCCAAGGAGCACGGCGCCATCGGCACCGGTCCATCGGCTGAGCTGACCCATGGCGGCGACCAGAGCTACTCGGACCTGGTCAGGCCGTGGATGAACCAAGTGACCCACGACAAGGGCCTGCTGGTCCATGTCTATACCGTCGACGAGCCGGTGGACTTCAAGAAGGTCATGGACGCCGGCGTCGATGGCATCTTCACCAACCGCACCAGCGAACTGCTCAAGTACTTCAAGCGCGCAGCGCCGCAAACCGTGCCGCAGATCCTCAAGGCCAACGGCTACTGA
- a CDS encoding inorganic phosphate transporter: MATPSLTASSAAVDGRPQLESKPRVFTAVLFFAVLAIGLLFTAYSLLHDMHEFGTVVTTWTPFLLLGVALLIALGFEFVNGFHDTANAVATVIYTHSLPPHFAVVWSGCFNFLGVLLSSGAVAFGIIALLPVELILQVGSSSGFAMIFALLIAAILWNLGTWWLGLPASSSHTLIGSIIGVGVANALMHGRDGTSGVDWSQVTKIGYALLFSPLIGFAMAALLLVALRLFVKNRALYKAPKGNQPPPLWIRGLLILTCTGVSFAHGSNDGQKGMGLIMLILVGTLPMAYALNRTMPAEQALQFAAVAEVTQAALVKAAPLPAPADPRPVLTVYIRTQQATPELIPALAALTGHIGDEVKGYGSLAKVPAEAMGNVRNDMYLSSEAIRLMDKNKVGNFDSDTQGKLQLFKQQIDNATRFIPLWVKIAVAIALGLGTMVGWKRIVVTVGEKIGKSHLTYAQGASAEMVAMLTIGAADMYGLPVSTTHVLSSGVAGTMVANGGGLQMKTIRNLAMAWVLTLPAAILLSGSLYWLFTKLF; the protein is encoded by the coding sequence ATGGCTACTCCTTCATTGACTGCTTCGTCCGCCGCTGTCGACGGCAGGCCACAGCTGGAAAGTAAACCTCGCGTTTTTACCGCGGTCCTTTTCTTTGCAGTGCTGGCCATCGGTCTATTGTTCACCGCCTACAGCTTGCTGCACGACATGCACGAGTTCGGCACTGTCGTCACCACCTGGACACCCTTTCTGCTCCTGGGCGTAGCCTTGCTGATTGCCCTGGGCTTCGAATTCGTCAACGGCTTCCACGATACTGCCAACGCCGTGGCCACCGTGATCTACACCCACTCACTGCCGCCGCATTTCGCCGTGGTCTGGTCCGGTTGCTTCAACTTCCTTGGCGTGCTTTTGTCCAGCGGCGCGGTGGCCTTCGGCATCATCGCTCTGCTGCCGGTAGAGCTGATCCTGCAAGTGGGTTCGTCATCGGGCTTTGCGATGATCTTCGCCCTGCTGATCGCCGCTATCCTGTGGAACCTCGGTACCTGGTGGCTGGGTCTGCCGGCCTCGTCGTCGCACACCCTGATCGGCTCGATCATCGGTGTCGGCGTGGCCAACGCCCTGATGCACGGTCGCGATGGCACCAGCGGTGTGGACTGGAGCCAAGTGACCAAGATCGGCTACGCCCTGCTGTTCTCCCCCCTCATCGGCTTCGCAATGGCGGCTCTGCTGTTGGTGGCGCTGCGTCTGTTCGTGAAAAACCGCGCGCTGTACAAGGCCCCCAAGGGCAACCAGCCACCACCGCTGTGGATCCGTGGTCTGCTGATCCTGACCTGCACCGGCGTGTCCTTTGCCCACGGTTCCAACGACGGACAAAAAGGCATGGGCCTGATCATGCTGATCCTGGTCGGAACCCTGCCAATGGCCTACGCGCTGAACCGCACCATGCCGGCCGAACAGGCCCTGCAATTCGCCGCCGTGGCCGAAGTCACCCAGGCTGCGCTGGTCAAGGCCGCTCCGCTACCGGCCCCGGCCGATCCGCGCCCGGTACTCACCGTGTACATTCGTACACAGCAGGCAACCCCGGAACTGATCCCAGCCCTGGCTGCACTGACCGGCCATATCGGTGACGAAGTGAAGGGCTATGGTTCGCTGGCCAAGGTGCCGGCCGAAGCCATGGGTAACGTACGCAACGACATGTACCTGAGTTCCGAAGCCATTCGTCTGATGGACAAGAACAAGGTCGGCAACTTCGACAGCGATACCCAAGGCAAGCTGCAACTGTTCAAGCAACAGATCGACAACGCCACACGCTTCATTCCATTGTGGGTAAAAATCGCCGTGGCCATCGCCCTCGGCCTGGGCACCATGGTCGGCTGGAAACGGATCGTGGTGACCGTTGGCGAGAAGATCGGCAAGAGCCACCTGACCTACGCCCAGGGTGCCTCGGCGGAAATGGTCGCCATGCTGACCATCGGTGCGGCGGACATGTACGGGCTGCCGGTGTCGACCACCCACGTGCTGTCCTCGGGTGTGGCCGGGACCATGGTCGCCAACGGCGGCGGCCTGCAGATGAAGACCATCCGTAACCTGGCGATGGCCTGGGTCCTGACCTTGCCGGCCGCGATCCTGCTGTCGGGCAGCCTGTACTGGTTGTTCACCAAGCTGTTCTGA
- a CDS encoding amidase family protein, translating into MSRTLPRCALALTGVALLNTLSLSLQAKPLSRSGLSEATVLSAAENRALSGMVYASAEELAAALAERRFTSLELVSYLISRAVDLDSFGPALNAVIEFNPDALAIARTLDEERQAGKVRGPLHGIPVLLKDNIHTADQMHTAAGSLAMIEAMVVEDAFIVQRLREQGAIILGKTNMSEWANFRGDGLPDGWSGRGGQTRNPHALDGDVCGSSSGSAVAVAAGYAPLSLGTDTFGSVLCPASRNGVVGMRPTVGLLSRNGIIPASHELDTAGPITRMVRDSALLLNVLAVLDPQDLATAQVPVIKDYTQKLKVDALQGKTIGYPSRFKPGSKDLDEHPQFSQALDALRRGGAELIAVDLKSTDWSENDDVRISRLFDMTIKRVLPGYLAQRPGSPVVTLQDLIDYNEKYSDEEGHNQDLLKRANALVFDEDEYQRLSDELRDEARRNMDRLLAGHRLDALLGDPHPYAVLELGTAVFAGYPAVTVPSGMDADGLPTAVSFFGPRWSDAELLAIAYGYEQGSSALQSPDFR; encoded by the coding sequence ATGAGTCGAACCCTTCCCCGGTGTGCCTTGGCGCTCACGGGTGTTGCCTTGCTGAATACTCTTTCCCTGAGCTTACAGGCCAAACCCCTGAGCCGCAGCGGCCTGTCCGAAGCCACTGTGCTGAGCGCAGCCGAAAACAGGGCTTTGTCCGGCATGGTCTATGCGAGTGCCGAGGAGTTGGCTGCGGCGTTGGCTGAGCGGCGTTTCACCTCGTTGGAACTGGTCAGCTATCTCATTTCACGGGCGGTCGATCTGGATTCGTTTGGTCCAGCGCTCAACGCCGTGATCGAATTCAATCCCGACGCACTGGCGATTGCCCGGACGCTGGATGAGGAACGCCAGGCGGGCAAGGTTCGTGGTCCGCTGCATGGCATCCCGGTATTGCTCAAGGACAATATTCACACCGCCGACCAGATGCATACGGCAGCGGGTTCACTGGCCATGATCGAGGCGATGGTGGTCGAGGATGCGTTCATCGTGCAAAGGCTTCGCGAGCAGGGTGCCATTATTCTGGGCAAGACCAACATGAGCGAATGGGCGAACTTTCGCGGTGACGGCTTGCCCGATGGCTGGAGCGGTCGTGGTGGGCAGACGAGGAATCCTCACGCACTGGACGGTGATGTCTGCGGTTCCAGTTCAGGCTCTGCGGTTGCGGTCGCGGCGGGGTATGCGCCCTTGTCCTTGGGGACCGACACATTCGGCTCGGTGCTTTGTCCTGCGTCGAGAAATGGCGTGGTGGGCATGAGACCCACGGTGGGGCTGCTGAGTCGTAATGGAATCATTCCTGCTTCACATGAACTCGATACTGCCGGACCGATTACCCGCATGGTACGTGATAGCGCCTTGCTCCTCAATGTCCTGGCAGTTCTCGACCCGCAGGATCTGGCGACGGCGCAGGTTCCGGTCATCAAGGACTATACGCAAAAATTGAAGGTTGATGCGCTGCAGGGAAAAACCATCGGTTACCCCAGTCGCTTCAAACCGGGCAGCAAGGACCTGGACGAACACCCGCAGTTCTCCCAGGCTCTGGATGCCCTGCGTCGTGGCGGCGCCGAACTGATTGCGGTCGACCTGAAGTCGACTGACTGGAGCGAAAACGATGATGTTCGAATATCACGCCTGTTCGACATGACGATCAAGCGGGTACTGCCTGGCTATTTGGCCCAGCGTCCAGGTTCCCCGGTCGTAACCTTGCAGGATCTGATCGATTACAACGAAAAATACTCGGATGAGGAGGGGCACAATCAGGACCTGCTCAAGCGGGCCAACGCCCTGGTATTTGATGAGGACGAATACCAGAGGCTGTCCGACGAACTGCGCGATGAGGCCCGGCGCAATATGGACCGCTTGCTGGCGGGCCACAGGCTGGATGCGTTATTGGGTGATCCTCATCCCTACGCGGTGCTGGAGTTGGGAACGGCAGTCTTTGCGGGTTATCCGGCCGTTACCGTGCCTTCAGGGATGGACGCCGACGGTTTGCCCACAGCGGTGAGTTTCTTCGGTCCCCGTTGGAGCGACGCCGAACTGCTGGCAATCGCCTATGGCTATGAACAGGGCTCCAGTGCCTTGCAGTCTCCGGACTTCCGATGA
- a CDS encoding MBL fold metallo-hydrolase, protein MAIRSRIVDKPSSLKEQGAFRNLAPTPHGGLGKTLGIFWRMTFQKPRNTRPVGSVPVQALSREQLLAAADFSVFRLGHSTLLLKLHGKFWLTDPVFSERASPVQWAGPKRFHQPPIRLEELPPIEAVILSHNHYDHLDRKAVLALAAKTQHFLAPLGVGDLLVKWGVAPQKVQQLDWWEETSVDGIRFAATPSQHFSGRTLFDNNQTLWASWVMIAGDVRIFFSGDSGYFDGFKQIGEHYGPFDLTLMETGAYNVDWPHVHMQPEQSLQAHLDLQGRWLLPIHNGTFDLSFHAWYEPFERIMALAWERNVSITTPAIGEAFNLMQPHRGRAWWLEVEQTEKIDTPITVR, encoded by the coding sequence ATGGCCATTCGTTCGCGCATTGTCGATAAACCTTCGTCCTTGAAAGAGCAGGGCGCCTTTCGCAATCTGGCGCCGACACCCCACGGCGGCCTGGGTAAGACACTGGGCATCTTTTGGCGAATGACCTTCCAGAAACCGCGTAATACCCGGCCGGTGGGCAGCGTGCCGGTCCAGGCTCTGAGCCGTGAGCAACTGCTCGCCGCCGCCGATTTCAGCGTGTTCCGCCTGGGGCATTCGACTCTGCTGCTCAAGCTGCACGGCAAGTTCTGGCTGACCGACCCGGTATTCTCCGAACGTGCGTCACCTGTGCAGTGGGCCGGACCGAAGCGTTTTCATCAACCGCCCATCAGACTGGAAGAATTGCCGCCGATCGAGGCGGTGATTCTTTCCCACAATCATTACGACCATCTGGACCGCAAGGCTGTGCTGGCGCTGGCAGCCAAGACCCAACACTTCCTGGCACCGCTGGGGGTGGGCGACCTGCTGGTCAAATGGGGCGTTGCGCCGCAGAAAGTGCAGCAACTGGACTGGTGGGAGGAAACCTCGGTCGACGGCATTCGCTTTGCTGCCACGCCGTCGCAGCACTTTTCCGGAAGGACGCTGTTCGACAACAACCAGACCTTGTGGGCCTCCTGGGTGATGATCGCTGGTGATGTGCGAATTTTCTTCAGCGGCGACAGCGGTTACTTCGACGGCTTCAAGCAGATCGGTGAACACTATGGACCGTTCGACCTGACCCTGATGGAAACCGGAGCCTATAACGTCGACTGGCCCCATGTGCACATGCAGCCTGAACAGAGCCTGCAGGCGCATCTGGATCTTCAGGGACGATGGCTGTTGCCGATCCACAACGGCACGTTCGATCTGTCGTTCCATGCCTGGTACGAACCCTTCGAGCGCATCATGGCGCTGGCCTGGGAACGCAACGTATCCATCACCACGCCGGCCATTGGGGAAGCCTTCAACCTGATGCAGCCCCATCGTGGCCGCGCCTGGTGGCTGGAAGTGGAGCAGACGGAAAAGATCGATACGCCCATCACTGTTCGCTAG
- a CDS encoding TetR/AcrR family transcriptional regulator: MTAPLRLTDRKREAIIQAAISAFRADGFEVTSMDRIAAKAEVSKRTVYNHFQSKEDLFAEILHRLWASSAAQMDMTYDSRRPLREQLRELLMRKMRLFNDSNFLDLARVAIAATIHVPERAQDMVSRLANQEEGFKQWIRDAQADGKLKTVDPEFATQQLHCLLKAFAFWPQITLGQPLLDAPTQTRVIESALDLFLCGYEIVK; this comes from the coding sequence ATGACCGCCCCCCTGCGCCTCACCGACCGTAAACGCGAAGCAATCATCCAGGCGGCCATATCCGCCTTTCGCGCCGACGGTTTCGAGGTGACCAGCATGGATCGGATCGCGGCCAAGGCCGAAGTCTCCAAGCGCACGGTGTACAACCACTTCCAGAGCAAGGAAGACCTGTTTGCCGAAATCCTCCATCGCCTGTGGGCCAGCAGTGCCGCGCAGATGGACATGACCTATGACTCACGGCGGCCCTTGCGGGAACAACTGCGGGAATTGCTCATGCGCAAGATGCGTCTGTTCAACGATAGCAATTTCCTCGATCTGGCGCGGGTGGCAATCGCCGCCACCATCCATGTACCGGAACGTGCGCAAGATATGGTCTCGCGCCTGGCCAACCAGGAGGAAGGTTTCAAACAGTGGATTCGCGACGCCCAGGCCGACGGCAAACTCAAGACGGTCGACCCCGAATTCGCCACCCAGCAGCTTCACTGCCTGCTCAAGGCATTCGCCTTCTGGCCACAGATTACCCTTGGCCAACCGCTGCTGGATGCTCCGACACAGACGCGCGTCATAGAGTCGGCGCTGGATCTGTTCCTTTGCGGCTACGAAATCGTCAAATAA
- a CDS encoding transporter, whose product MNHSLDQSHRDPDLFGLLYGFRFRAGERGEEIDSATALRYLQQPEDSEQFLWLHLNLAHAACERWMKTHLSLPEEFFEALHEGSRSTRIEHVDNALLAVVNDVVFNLGNLVSSDVSTLWVCARSKLLISARLQPLHSVDKLRSSVKAGEHFRSPLELLVHLLRDQGEVLTQIVRKTTLSVDQIEDQLLALRLSNNRSELGAMRRVLVRLQRLLALEPGSLLRLLNRPPQWLQKEDVKELRKSTEEFSLILSDLEALGERIKLLQEEIAANVNEQTNRTLFTLTVVTVLALPINIIAGFFGMNVGGIPLAGDPEGFWILVALVATFTVLAGRWAFRKRQDY is encoded by the coding sequence ATGAACCACAGCCTTGACCAAAGTCACCGCGATCCCGACCTGTTCGGCCTGCTTTACGGTTTTCGCTTTCGCGCAGGCGAACGCGGGGAGGAAATCGACTCCGCCACCGCCCTGCGCTATCTGCAACAGCCCGAAGATTCCGAGCAGTTTCTCTGGCTGCACCTGAACCTCGCTCACGCAGCCTGCGAACGCTGGATGAAGACCCACTTGTCGTTGCCTGAGGAGTTCTTCGAGGCTCTGCACGAAGGTTCGCGCTCGACCCGCATCGAGCATGTCGACAACGCCTTGCTGGCAGTGGTCAACGACGTGGTGTTCAACCTCGGTAACCTGGTGTCATCGGATGTTTCCACACTCTGGGTCTGTGCCCGCAGCAAGCTGCTGATCAGCGCGCGCCTGCAACCGCTGCATTCGGTGGACAAGCTGCGTTCCTCGGTCAAGGCCGGTGAACACTTTCGCTCGCCGCTGGAACTGCTGGTGCATCTGCTGCGTGATCAAGGCGAAGTGCTGACGCAGATCGTGCGCAAGACCACCCTCAGCGTCGACCAGATCGAAGACCAGTTGCTGGCACTGCGCCTGAGCAACAACCGCTCGGAACTGGGCGCCATGCGCCGGGTGCTGGTGCGCCTGCAACGGCTGCTGGCACTGGAACCGGGTTCGCTACTGCGGTTGCTCAACCGCCCGCCGCAGTGGTTGCAGAAGGAAGACGTCAAGGAACTGCGCAAGTCCACCGAAGAGTTCTCGTTGATTCTCAGCGACCTCGAAGCCCTGGGCGAACGGATCAAGCTGCTGCAGGAAGAAATCGCTGCCAACGTCAACGAACAGACCAACCGAACCCTGTTCACCCTGACCGTGGTCACGGTGCTGGCGCTGCCGATCAATATCATCGCCGGCTTCTTCGGCATGAACGTCGGCGGCATTCCGCTGGCCGGTGACCCGGAAGGTTTCTGGATTCTGGTGGCGCTGGTGGCGACCTTTACCGTGCTGGCCGGACGCTGGGCCTTTCGCAAGCGCCAGGATTACTGA
- a CDS encoding helix-turn-helix domain-containing protein — MSSHAACHMMSTTVERMVLHQFTPLHCLQARVMLGWSREHLSRESGVSVAAIQRFETGAMLRDVTRLALAFRLEAEGLVFFPGFAPGRGMNIRGTTPDPIERLDYELIE; from the coding sequence ATGTCCAGCCACGCCGCCTGTCACATGATGAGTACCACCGTTGAACGCATGGTTCTGCATCAATTCACCCCACTGCACTGTTTGCAGGCCCGGGTCATGCTGGGCTGGAGTCGAGAGCATCTGAGCCGCGAGTCTGGCGTCTCGGTCGCCGCCATCCAACGCTTCGAGACCGGGGCAATGCTCAGAGATGTCACCCGCCTGGCACTGGCCTTTCGCCTTGAGGCCGAAGGCCTGGTATTTTTCCCAGGCTTCGCGCCTGGACGCGGGATGAATATCCGCGGGACCACACCAGACCCGATCGAACGGCTGGATTACGAACTGATCGAATAA
- a CDS encoding DUF2025 family protein, with translation MRITSELICQAADQLKGFVGLNRKTGQYIVRFSEDSFGMDVADDGIIPASEFVWLPAEQEAMCLARERIQLLLDQNIDERINITEPLRVYMRRAEIPQIAALRQVLPG, from the coding sequence ATGCGCATCACTTCCGAACTCATCTGTCAGGCCGCCGACCAGCTCAAGGGCTTCGTGGGCCTGAATCGCAAGACCGGCCAGTACATCGTCCGTTTCAGTGAAGATTCCTTCGGCATGGATGTGGCCGACGACGGGATCATTCCAGCCAGCGAATTCGTCTGGCTGCCGGCTGAGCAGGAGGCCATGTGCCTGGCCCGGGAGCGGATCCAACTGCTGCTGGACCAGAACATCGACGAGCGGATCAATATCACCGAGCCGTTGCGGGTCTACATGCGACGGGCGGAGATTCCCCAGATCGCCGCGCTGCGTCAGGTGTTGCCTGGTTGA
- a CDS encoding diguanylate cyclase, whose amino-acid sequence MEIHRGKGQSFARRIYLPRMVGVGIGCFSIIAALAPLSMPMWIWGLLIVNAAIWPHFAYRVARRSDFPYQTERRNILIDSLMGGFWAATIQFNILVTVTMLSLMTMHNVAAGGPRLMLKGFVAQLLGIIVSWLIFTPAFNGVTTQMQIYACLPVLILYPMVIGMGSFKVAIKLADHKRALSALSRTDSLTGLLNHGTWKDLLQVKFHKCRQTQCQAAIALIDIDHFKTINDSYGHLIGDSVLRQLSRDLRANLREHDLAGRYGGDEFCVILPGMSLAQAGEIMERLRQVFSNYRSEEIPDLRVTLSIGLAPCRAIFKDAGAWLNEADKALYMAKNTGRNKVNSAADENSSEYLATSA is encoded by the coding sequence ATGGAAATCCATCGCGGCAAAGGGCAATCATTTGCCAGACGCATCTACTTGCCCCGCATGGTAGGTGTTGGCATCGGCTGCTTCAGCATAATCGCCGCGCTTGCCCCCTTGTCGATGCCGATGTGGATCTGGGGCCTGCTGATAGTCAATGCAGCCATCTGGCCGCATTTCGCCTACCGGGTCGCTCGGCGCTCCGACTTTCCCTACCAGACGGAACGACGCAATATCCTGATCGACTCGCTGATGGGTGGTTTCTGGGCCGCGACCATCCAGTTCAACATACTCGTCACCGTCACGATGCTCTCCTTGATGACCATGCATAACGTCGCTGCCGGCGGCCCGCGATTGATGCTCAAGGGCTTCGTCGCCCAATTGTTGGGAATCATCGTCTCCTGGCTGATCTTCACCCCGGCCTTCAACGGAGTGACGACCCAGATGCAGATCTACGCCTGCCTGCCGGTGCTGATCCTGTATCCCATGGTCATTGGCATGGGCAGCTTCAAGGTGGCGATCAAGCTCGCCGACCACAAACGCGCCCTGAGTGCCTTGAGTCGCACAGACAGCCTGACCGGACTACTCAACCACGGTACCTGGAAGGATCTGCTGCAAGTCAAGTTTCACAAATGTCGACAAACACAGTGCCAGGCGGCAATTGCGCTGATCGACATCGACCACTTCAAGACCATCAATGACAGCTATGGCCACCTGATCGGCGACAGCGTGCTGCGCCAGTTGAGCCGCGACCTGCGTGCCAACCTGCGCGAACATGACCTGGCCGGACGCTATGGCGGGGACGAGTTCTGCGTGATCCTGCCGGGCATGTCGCTGGCCCAGGCCGGCGAGATCATGGAACGGCTGCGCCAGGTCTTCAGCAATTACCGCAGTGAGGAAATACCGGATCTTCGTGTCACCCTGAGCATCGGCCTGGCCCCCTGCCGCGCGATTTTCAAGGATGCTGGCGCCTGGCTGAACGAGGCTGACAAGGCCCTGTACATGGCCAAGAACACCGGGCGCAACAAGGTCAACAGCGCCGCCGACGAAAACTCCAGCGAGTACCTGGCCACTTCAGCCTGA